In a single window of the Deltaproteobacteria bacterium genome:
- a CDS encoding sigma-54-dependent Fis family transcriptional regulator, whose translation MTANITILVVDDDPGHRHMLTTLLADWGYVLEGAASGEEAVALCRERPFDLLLMDVRMAGMSGIEALRAIKAHNPAIPILIMTAYSNVESAVEAIKAGAYDYLTKPLDFDDLRLTLDRVLDHASLRHENTALRATLDATFDPGGIIGQSPPMRRLLDMLAAIAPSEATVLITGESGTGKELIARAIHANSQRRKGPYIAVNCAALTETLLESELFGHEKGAFTGAERRREGRFWAANTGTIFLDEIGEIPLAMQAKLLRVLQEREIQRVGGDQTLKVDVRVVAATNRDLWREVEHKAFRQDLYYRLNVVTLALPPLRERREDIPLLANHFLTRFAARNGKTIKGFTPGAMDRLLKHSWPGNVRELENVVERAVVLLVGEYIGERELPPALAASCASTNSGLSGLTLEELERRAVLDALDAAGGNKSEAARRLGITRKTMHAKLARYAPSVPPDDSSL comes from the coding sequence ATGACCGCGAACATCACCATTCTGGTCGTGGACGACGATCCCGGGCATCGGCACATGCTCACCACCTTGCTGGCCGATTGGGGCTATGTCCTGGAGGGCGCGGCCAGTGGCGAGGAAGCCGTGGCCCTGTGCCGGGAGCGTCCCTTTGATCTGCTGCTCATGGACGTGCGCATGGCCGGCATGTCCGGCATCGAGGCCCTGCGCGCCATCAAGGCCCACAACCCGGCCATCCCCATTTTGATCATGACCGCCTATTCCAATGTCGAGTCGGCCGTGGAGGCCATCAAGGCCGGGGCCTACGATTATTTGACCAAGCCGCTGGATTTCGACGACCTGCGTCTGACCCTGGACCGGGTTTTGGACCATGCGTCCCTGCGTCATGAAAACACGGCCCTGCGCGCCACCCTGGACGCGACCTTCGATCCCGGCGGAATCATCGGCCAAAGTCCGCCCATGCGCCGTCTTCTGGACATGCTGGCCGCCATCGCTCCGTCCGAGGCCACGGTGCTCATCACGGGCGAATCGGGCACGGGCAAGGAGCTCATCGCCCGGGCCATCCACGCCAACAGTCAGCGCCGCAAGGGGCCATATATCGCCGTCAACTGCGCCGCCCTGACCGAGACCCTGCTCGAATCCGAACTGTTCGGTCACGAAAAAGGGGCCTTCACCGGGGCCGAGCGTCGGCGCGAGGGGCGTTTTTGGGCCGCGAACACGGGCACCATCTTTCTCGACGAGATCGGGGAAATTCCCCTGGCCATGCAGGCCAAGTTGCTGCGCGTCCTTCAGGAGCGCGAAATTCAGCGCGTCGGCGGTGACCAGACCCTGAAGGTCGATGTGCGTGTCGTGGCCGCCACCAACCGCGATCTGTGGCGGGAAGTGGAACACAAGGCGTTTCGCCAGGACCTCTATTACCGTCTGAATGTGGTCACCCTGGCCCTGCCGCCCCTGCGCGAGCGGCGGGAGGACATTCCGCTCCTGGCCAATCATTTTCTGACCCGCTTCGCGGCCAGGAACGGCAAGACCATCAAGGGGTTCACGCCCGGGGCCATGGATCGCCTGCTCAAGCATTCCTGGCCGGGTAACGTGCGCGAGCTGGAAAACGTGGTGGAGCGGGCCGTGGTGCTGCTGGTCGGGGAGTATATCGGTGAACGGGAACTGCCGCCGGCCCTGGCCGCTTCCTGCGCGAGCACCAATTCGGGCCTGTCCGGCCTGACCCTGGAGGAGCTGGAACGTCGTGCCGTCCTGGACGCCCTGGACGCGGCCGGCGGCAACAAGAGCGAGGCGGCCCGCCGTCTGGGCATCACCCGCAAGACCATGCACGCCAAACTGGCCAGGTACGCGCCGTCGGTTCCGCCGGATGATTCGTCACTCTGA
- a CDS encoding HIT family protein, which translates to MTTFALHPTLTADCHVLGAWRGLRLLLHRDAQVRWFILVPETGATEWHDLPIATRDRLLAASSALGAMLKTEDGCDKINIAAIGNLVPQFHFHVIGRWRTDPYWPGVVWGRVVSGHAYADEAIAILARRALACLVCVDKTE; encoded by the coding sequence ATGACCACCTTTGCCCTTCATCCCACCCTGACCGCCGATTGCCACGTCCTGGGCGCGTGGCGCGGATTGCGCCTGCTGCTGCACAGGGACGCCCAGGTCCGATGGTTCATCCTTGTCCCGGAAACCGGGGCCACGGAATGGCACGACCTGCCCATCGCCACGAGGGACCGCCTTCTGGCCGCGTCCTCGGCCCTGGGGGCCATGCTCAAGACCGAGGACGGGTGCGACAAGATCAACATCGCGGCCATTGGTAATCTGGTGCCGCAGTTTCATTTCCACGTCATCGGCCGTTGGCGGACCGATCCATACTGGCCCGGCGTGGTCTGGGGTCGAGTCGTTTCGGGGCATGCCTACGCGGACGAGGCCATTGCCATCCTGGCCCGGCGCGCTCTGGCTTGCCTCGTCTGCGTGGACAAGACGGAGTGA